A single region of the Pontibacter kalidii genome encodes:
- the rbfA gene encoding 30S ribosome-binding factor RbfA has product MESKRQQKFSRLIQKELADIFQREVPHLFGGAYISVSVVRVSPDLGVAKIYLSIMMAQNNEAVLQEVRVNAKTIRHQLAQRIKNQVRIIPELIFYLDDTAEYAAKIDKLFENIDIPPPREEDEDDETYPNK; this is encoded by the coding sequence ATGGAAAGTAAAAGACAACAGAAATTCTCGCGCCTGATTCAAAAAGAGCTGGCAGACATCTTTCAAAGAGAGGTGCCGCACCTGTTTGGAGGCGCTTATATATCGGTGAGTGTGGTACGCGTGTCGCCGGATCTGGGTGTGGCCAAAATATACCTGAGCATCATGATGGCCCAGAACAACGAGGCTGTGCTACAGGAGGTGCGTGTAAACGCCAAAACTATCCGCCACCAGCTGGCGCAGCGCATCAAGAACCAGGTGCGCATCATCCCGGAACTCATCTTCTACCTGGATGATACGGCTGAGTATGCCGCCAAAATCGACAAGCTGTTCGAGAACATAGACATCCCGCCACCCCGCGAGGAGGACGAGGACGACGAAACATACCCTAACAAGTAG